The proteins below are encoded in one region of Ascochyta rabiei chromosome 21, complete sequence:
- a CDS encoding ATP-dependent 3'-5' DNA helicase → MALKAASVFNQVVRKRKRKIQDEHAEHAAGSPAPAPEGVGPNALSHTANESMTTTTVATKTHDGGKKPRRTTKAKKPALIRHASSTLVETSVPWPEHFTKLQQVHRALNLVYTFCCTRKQLATTLDNLKTTVEGHIKRELLIGDVAQITTLIPRAINFAYIDEAMLQINLMGQEDNMKGRRAQDFLIMQPEPDKGEHREVLLFEFVDGDLKRQVQHAKTGEPTKATQKLRHEELKMPVFSQKQMMNLIEKRNVKFTSAVNAFLNSCAEEGRDSVEKIKEMSLVFIPHPSEIRDSIPGPQVSQIPTSIPTERKSIPEIVDEMKSLDWYSGQIVPDGHRVFDPQPPIYGDLNFAMSQNLVNALYNRSNITQLYAHQAEAINNLYEGNHVIVSTSTSSGKSLIYQIPVLHLLEQEPETRAMYIFPTKALAQDQRKSMKELLRFMDGLQDIIVETFDGDTAMSDRDYIREEGRVIFTNPDMLHLTILPQEEAWRTFLQNLRFVVVDELHVYNGLFGAHVAMIMRRLRRICAALGNRHVKFISCSATVANPEAHMKTIFGVEEVKLTDFDGSPSGRKEFLCWNTPFKDPGDPTSGRGDCNAETARLFCQLILRGVRVIAFCRIRKQCEALQAAIKTELTNLDRAEVIARVMSYRGGYTPQDRRQIEREMFDGKLMGIVATTALELGVDIGSLDAVLTVGFPYTIANLRQQSGRAGRRNKDSLSVLVGDCFPTDQYYMQNPDEIFTKPNCELQVDLENMLVLEGHIQCAAHEMPITTDADTAYFGPLLSKVARERMRRDANGFFHCNERFLPQPSRSVAIRDTEDTHFAIIDVTHGKNTVLEELEASRAFFTIYDGGIFLHQGNTYLVKEFNQERMIAKVEYVKVDWTTQQRDYTDIDPVETEAIRRIPGSRSKAFYGPIKIQQVVYGFFKIDKKRRILDAVQVDNPPIILFSKGMWLDVPKSAMDILKSRRLNIAAGIHAAEHSVLSLMPNYVISMPGDVRTECKFAMKEFAKKETQRKRPARLTFYDAKGGASGSGISTKAFEHVDSLLAQACKRLQTCHCLEGCLECCNDDRCKHANQVMSKAGAMVIVMCLLGREKDIDIDALPWGEEDTVQAGIETVVEAETVRMARGKMVDGVLIKEEDEDEDHFARSVHMFGGERTFIGVHKQQPTLRTAGKSYGSWV, encoded by the coding sequence ATGGCGCTAAAGGCGGCCTCAGTCTTTAATCAAGTTGTGCGGAAACGCAAAAGAAAGATCCAGGATGAACATGCTGAACATGCTGCCGGATCGCCGGCACCAGCGCCTGAAGGCGTCGGTCCAAATGCACTGAGCCATACTGCAAACGAAAGCATGACCACTACAACTGTCGCCACGAAAACTCACGACGGAGGGAAGAAGCCACGAAGAACGACGAAAGCGAAGAAGCCCGCCCTGATACGACATGCCTCGTCGACGTTAGTTGAAACATCGGTTCCATGGCCAGAACATTTCACAAAACTACAGCAGGTGCATCGCGCACTCAACCTCGTCTATACCTTCTGCTGTACACGCAAGCAGCTCGCAACAACCCTCGACAACCTGAAAACGACCGTCGAAGGACACATCAAGCGCGAGTTGCTCATTGGAGACGTGGCGCAAATCACAACTTTGATCCCAAGAGCGATCAATTTTGCATACATCGATGAAGCCATGCTACAGATAAACCTCATGGGTCAGGAGGATAACATGAAGGGCAGAAGAGCACAAGACTTCCTCATCATGCAGCCTGAGCCTGATAAGGGCGAACACAGGGAGGTGCTGCTGTTCGAATTCGTCGATGGCGATCTGAAGCGCCAAGTTCAGCATGCAAAGACTGGCGAACCCACAAAGGCAACACAAAAGCTGCGCCACGAGGAATTGAAGATGCCTGTCTTTAGCCAGAAACAGATGATGAATCTCATTGAGAAACGGAACGTGAAATTCACCTCGGCCGTCAACGCCTTCCTGAATAGCTGTGCTGAAGAGGGTCGCGATTCTGTGGAGAAAATCAAGGAGATGTCTTTGGTCTTCATACCCCACCCTTCAGAAATCAGAGACTCCATACCAGGACCCCAAGTCTCGCAAATACCGACATCGATACCCACAGAGCGGAAGAGCATCCCGGAGATCGTGGACGAGATGAAATCACTGGATTGGTACTCTGGGCAGATCGTTCCTGATGGTCATCGAGTATTCGATCCACAGCCTCCCATCTACGGCGATCTGAACTTTGCTATGTCCCAGAATCTTGTAAACGCGTTATACAACAGAAGCAACATCACCCAGTTGTACGCACACCAAGCCGAGGCCATCAATAATCTCTACGAAGGAAACCACGTGATTGTATCGACATCAACCAGCTCAGGCAAATCGTTAATTTACCAGATCCCAGTTCTACATCTGCTAGAACAGGAACCGGAGACACGAGCAATGTACATCTTCCCTACAAAGGCATTGGCACAGGATCAGAGGAAGAGCATGAAAGAACTCCTACGATTCATGGACGGCTTGCAAGACATTATTGTTGAAACCTTTGATGGAGATACGGCCATGTCAGACCGTGACTACATTCGAGAAGAAGGCCGAGTCATCTTTACGAATCCGGATATGTTACATTTGACGATTCTGCCACAGGAAGAGGCATGGCGAACGTTCTTACAGAACCTCCGTTTTGTGGTGGTCGATGAATTGCATGTCTACAACGGCCTTTTTGGCGCTCATGTTGCGATGATCATGCGACGATTGCGCAGAATATGCGCAGCCTTGGGCAACCGACATGTAAAGTTTATCTCGTGTTCAGCAACAGTCGCAAATCCCGAAGCCCACATGAAGACTATCTTTGGTGTGGAGGAAGTCAAGTTGACAGACTTTGATGGCTCGCCGTCTGGCCGAAAGGAGTTCCTGTGCTGGAACACGCCTTTTAAAGATCCCGGAGATCCCACGTCAGGTCGCGGCGACTGTAACGCGGAGACTGCAAGGCTGTTCTGCCAGTTGATCCTAAGAGGCGTGAGGGTCATTGCTTTTTGTCGCATCCGAAAGCAGTGTGAAGCTTTGCAGGCTGCGATCAAAACAGAACTGACCAACCTCGACCGAGCAGAGGTGATTGCACGAGTAATGTCTTATCGAGGCGGATATACACCGCAAGACAGACGACAGATCGAGCGTGAGATGTTCGACGGCAAGCTGATGGGTATCGTGGCTACCACTGCTTTAGAGTTAGGTGTTGACATTGGGTCGCTGGATGCCGTTCTTACGGTCGGCTTTCCTTACACCATTGCTAACCTTCGGCAACAAAGTGGACGTGCAGGAAGACGAAATAAAGACTCCCTGTCAGTACTGGTGGGCGATTGCTTCCCGACAGACCAGTACTATATGCAAAACCCAGACGAGATTTTCACGAAACCCAATTGCGAACTTCAAGTCGATTTGGAGAACATGCTGGTACTCGAAGGCCATATTCAATGCGCAGCACATGAGATGCCCATCACTACCGATGCTGACACTGCGTATTTTGGCCCCTTGTTATCCAAGGTTGCGAGGGAGCGTATGCGCAGAGATGCCAATGGTTTCTTTCACTGCAACGAACGCTTTTTGCCCCAACCCTCTCGATCGGTGGCCATCCGGGACACCGAAGATACTCACTTCGCCATTATCGATGTCACCCATGGTAAAAATACAGTCTTGGAGGAGCTGGAGGCTTCACGCGCCTTTTTCACCATCTACGATGGCGGCATCTTTTTGCACCAAGGTAATACATACCTGGTCAAAGAATTCAACCAGGAGCGTATGATTGCCAAAGTGGAGTATGTCAAGGTGGACTGGACAACACAACAGCGCGACTACACAGACATCGATCCTGTGGAGACGGAAGCTATACGGCGTATCCCCGGTTCGCGATCCAAAGCTTTCTATGGGCCTATCAAGATCCAACAGGTTGTCTATGGCTTCTTTAAGATCGACAAAAAGCGCCGCATCCTGGACGCGGTACAGGTCGACAACCCACCGATAATTCTCTTCTCAAAAGGCATGTGGCTCGATGTTCCGAAGTCAGCCATGGACATCCTTAAGTCACGTCGGCTCAACATCGCCGCCGGCATCCACGCCGCCGAACACTCTGTACTATCTCTGATGCCCAATTACGTCATCAGTATGCCAGGCGACGTGCGCACAGAGTGCAAGTTTGCAATGAAAGAATTCGCAAAGAAAGAGACGCAGCGTAAACGCCCTGCACGACTGACATTCTACGATGCAAAAGGCGGTGCAAGTGGTAGCGGAATATCCACCAAGGCTTTCGAACACGTCGATTCGCTACTCGCGCAGGCTTGCAAACGTCTACAAACTTGTCACTGTCTAGAGGGTTGCCTTGAGTGCTGCAACGACGATCGATGCAAACATGCTAATCAGGTCATGAGCAAAGCTGGGGCTATGGTCATCGTCATGTGCTTGCTAGGCCGAGAGAAGGATATCGATATCGATGCCCTGCCTTGGGGTGAAGAGGACACTGTGCAGGCAGGCATCGAGACTGTAGTCGAGGCGGAGACGGTGCGAATGGCGAGAGGAAAGATGGTCGATGGTGTGCTGATCAAGGAAGAagatgaggatgaggatCATTTTGCTCGGAGTGTTCATATGTTTGGCGGTGAGAGGACGTTCATCGGTGTGCACAAGCAGCAGCCGACATTGAGGACGGCGGGCAAGTCGTATGGCTCGTGGGTTTGA
- a CDS encoding Altered inheritance of mitochondria protein 41 mitochondrial, which yields MALYRPTMLRTAFSSSQSVCLRYATLRYSSTSTSEAVVLPRLQSDLKTAMRSKNKPALNVIRALQAEIINASKTAKPIENDGTFYSLVQKQIKASSASIEEFTAAKRSDLVEKEQAQLDVLKKYAEDIPKLSETELNGIIDQAVAGFEEAKRAYGPIMGKVMGAIKGRPHDVEYVQKKIEELVGKK from the coding sequence ATGGCCCTCTACAGACCGACCATGCTGCGCACAGCTTTCTCCAGCTCCCAGTCAGTTTGCCTTCGCTATGCTACACTACGGTACTCGTCGACGTCTACCTCCGAGGCTGTCGTCCTCCCGCGGTTACAGTCTGACCTCAAGACGGCAATGCGCTCCAAGAACAAGCCCGCCCTCAACGTCATCCGCGCACTCCAAGCTGAGATTATAAACGCTTCCAAGACCGCGAAGCCAATCGAGAACGACGGCACCTTCTACTCTTTGGTTCAGAAGCAGATCAAGGCGTCGAGCGCCTCGATAGAAGAGTTCACTGCTGCCAAGCGCTCGGATCTCGTCGAGAAGGAGCAGGCACAGCTGGATGTGCTCAAGAAGTACGCGGAGGATATCCCGAAGCTGTCTGAGACTGAGCTGAACGGCATCATCGATCAGGCAGTTGCTGGGTTTGAGGAGGCTAAGAGAGCATATGGTCCCATCATGGGCAAGGTCATGGGCGCCATCAAGGGAAGACCGCATGACGTCGAGTATGTGCAGAAGAAGATCGAAGAGCTTGTCGGGAAAAAATGA
- a CDS encoding H(+)-transporting V0 sector ATPase subunit e, whose amino-acid sequence MANGWAPFIGLLVTAIFCAAAWILAPKGENQTVWRSTLVLSAAAMYIMWAITFLAQLHPLISPVRNDLRPEYNQG is encoded by the exons ATGGCTAACGG CTGGGCGCCCTTCATTGGTCTTCTTGTCACTGCGATCTTCTGCGCGGCAGCATGGATCCTCGCACCCAAGGGTGAGAACCAAAC CGTCTGGAGATCTACTCTCGTCCTCTCCGCCGCCGCAATGTACATTATGTGGGCCATCACATTTCTCGCACAGCTCCATCCTCTCATCTCGCCCGTGCGAAACGACCTGCGACCGGAGTACAACCAAGGGTAG